A genomic window from Sphingobacterium sp. BN32 includes:
- a CDS encoding formimidoylglutamase — protein MTLADFLSPISLADLGEETTYYNSQFGKIIEKYTDSFPDIFEGDVKPNLAIIGIEEDRAAVNNKGAAKGANQVRRHLYDLYQGDYTVKIVDLGNIKAGATIKDTYVAVKLVMEELIKHDILPILIGGGHDLTYAQYTAYENLEQRVEVAIIDSKFDLDQDYSENTSLNSNTFLNHIILHQPDYLFNLSNIAYQTYLVSKESINMYDKLFFNALRLGAFSGKLDQAEPIIRSADMVSFDISAIRGSEAGGNANAGPNGLYGDEACQLARYAGMSDKCSSVGFYEYNPSFDPMGQTAMLISQMIWCFVDGYYSRKKDAPMYPKSNYMIYRTTLEAEDYELVFVKSKKSDRWWMQVPYFGSKSVNERFYLVPCRYEDYQLAVAGEMPDLWWKTHQKLQ, from the coding sequence ATGACATTAGCAGACTTTCTAAGCCCCATCTCCCTAGCCGATCTAGGTGAAGAAACGACTTATTACAACTCTCAATTCGGAAAGATCATTGAAAAGTATACCGACAGCTTTCCAGATATCTTTGAAGGTGATGTAAAACCGAACCTTGCCATCATTGGAATTGAAGAGGATAGGGCGGCTGTAAACAACAAGGGAGCAGCGAAAGGAGCGAACCAAGTGCGTAGACATCTCTATGATTTATATCAGGGGGATTACACGGTCAAGATCGTAGACCTAGGGAATATTAAAGCGGGAGCTACCATTAAGGATACTTATGTAGCGGTGAAACTCGTGATGGAAGAACTGATTAAACATGATATCCTGCCGATTTTAATTGGGGGAGGTCATGATCTGACTTATGCGCAATACACGGCTTATGAGAACTTAGAGCAGCGCGTAGAAGTTGCCATCATCGACTCTAAGTTTGACTTGGACCAGGATTACAGTGAAAACACCTCCTTAAATTCAAATACTTTCTTAAACCATATTATCCTACATCAGCCAGATTATCTGTTCAACTTGAGCAATATCGCTTATCAGACTTATCTGGTAAGTAAGGAGTCGATCAATATGTATGATAAGCTTTTCTTTAATGCCTTGCGTTTGGGGGCATTTTCCGGCAAGCTAGACCAAGCGGAGCCTATTATCCGATCGGCTGATATGGTAAGCTTTGATATTAGCGCTATCCGTGGATCGGAAGCCGGTGGTAATGCGAATGCAGGTCCGAATGGTCTATATGGAGATGAGGCCTGCCAATTAGCGCGCTATGCCGGCATGTCAGATAAATGCTCGTCCGTAGGATTTTATGAGTATAACCCTAGTTTTGACCCTATGGGACAAACAGCGATGTTAATATCGCAAATGATATGGTGCTTTGTTGATGGGTATTACAGCCGCAAGAAGGATGCGCCAATGTATCCAAAATCAAATTATATGATTTACCGTACGACTTTGGAAGCAGAAGATTACGAACTAGTATTCGTGAAGAGCAAGAAGTCGGATCGTTGGTGGATGCAGGTTCCTTACTTCGGTTCCAAATCCGTTAATGAAAGGTTTTATCTTGTGCCTTGTCGATACGAGGACTACCAACTAGCCGTAGCAGGTGAAATGCCTGACTTATGGTGGAAAACACATCAGAAATTACAATAG
- a CDS encoding NAD-dependent epimerase/dehydratase family protein, which yields MNSGIFNNKFNVILVTGGTGFLGSTVLKHLIDNGESIVALKRPTSIIPDHLKSSSLIQWVDADITDYFALEEIFPSIRQVYHCAAKISYHKEDATAMFQTNIEGTKHIVNLSLLYEARLVHVSSIAALGTNKLGLPIKETDKWEYNRKISNYSLAKYESEMEVWRGIVEGLDAVIVNPSVIMGVGPGENGSRTIFDVVKKGNKIYPLGSVGIVDVDDVAQIMIKLMNSDITGERFILNAENISNQDLLSKISDYMQKPRPSIAASRVVLSMAWRLSKVASFLNGKRPALTKETARAANKKLEYDNSKITKTLGVSFKPLDMTLKEVVDTYYRKTI from the coding sequence TTGAATTCAGGAATTTTCAACAATAAGTTTAACGTGATTTTAGTTACAGGTGGTACAGGATTTTTAGGTTCAACAGTTTTAAAACACCTTATTGATAATGGCGAGAGTATCGTAGCGTTGAAAAGACCTACATCTATCATTCCCGATCATTTAAAATCCTCTTCTTTAATACAATGGGTAGACGCGGATATCACGGATTATTTTGCGTTGGAAGAGATATTCCCAAGCATTCGACAAGTTTACCACTGCGCTGCTAAAATCTCCTACCATAAGGAAGATGCTACGGCGATGTTTCAAACCAATATCGAAGGCACCAAACACATCGTTAATCTTTCTCTGCTTTATGAGGCACGCCTCGTCCATGTAAGCTCAATTGCGGCATTAGGCACTAATAAACTAGGTCTTCCTATCAAAGAGACCGACAAATGGGAATACAACCGAAAGATTTCGAATTATTCATTAGCCAAATACGAGAGCGAAATGGAAGTATGGCGTGGCATTGTTGAAGGCCTAGACGCGGTGATTGTCAATCCATCTGTCATTATGGGCGTCGGCCCGGGAGAGAACGGCTCCAGAACCATATTCGATGTGGTAAAAAAGGGAAATAAAATCTACCCTTTGGGCAGTGTCGGAATAGTCGATGTGGATGATGTTGCTCAGATTATGATTAAGTTGATGAACTCGGATATTACGGGCGAGCGATTCATCCTCAATGCAGAAAATATAAGTAATCAAGACTTGTTGAGCAAGATCAGCGACTACATGCAGAAACCTAGACCAAGTATTGCTGCCAGTCGTGTTGTTTTGTCGATGGCATGGCGCCTATCGAAAGTTGCCTCTTTTCTCAACGGAAAGCGTCCTGCTTTGACCAAAGAGACCGCGAGAGCAGCAAACAAGAAACTAGAATACGATAATAGCAAGATTACAAAAACCCTTGGTGTATCGTTCAAACCTTTGGACATGACCCTAAAGGAAGTAGTCGACACTTATTACAGGAAAACAATCTAA
- a CDS encoding HAD-IB family phosphatase has translation MKNYYIIDFDSTFTQVEALDELARISLENNPNRQAIYEEIERFTNLAMEGKISFRESLAGRVKLLEANRDHLAKLIVHLKKKVSKSFSRNKEFFKDNADTAWIVSGGFKEFITPVVTPYHIKKENIYANTFRFDEAGNIIGYDEANPLSDEGGKVKLLKQLEIQGRIFGIGDGYSDFQLKESGLIEKFYAFTENIARQSVTDKADHIAPSFDEFLYVNDLPRAISYPKNRILCLIVGNVPEIAAHILKRDGFSIRVKETFEEKYTKDVGMILLGSEISISDEQLSRADKLKTIGFLGDIKGHVSKTICNEKGIVVFDDKKGKKRNAEFIPRRMADFINHGDTDQSRNFPNMLLPKLTRAHRLLHIHKNVPGIMAQINNVYAENNINIFSQFLMTRGEIGYAVTDIDAAYDKKMLKQLKQIDNTIKFRILYK, from the coding sequence GTGAAAAATTACTACATTATTGACTTCGACAGCACCTTCACCCAAGTCGAAGCATTAGACGAATTAGCACGAATTTCGTTAGAGAACAACCCCAACCGCCAAGCAATTTATGAGGAAATCGAACGATTTACGAATCTGGCGATGGAGGGGAAGATTTCATTTCGTGAAAGCCTCGCTGGCCGAGTTAAGCTTTTAGAAGCAAACCGCGATCACCTTGCCAAGTTAATTGTCCATTTAAAGAAAAAGGTCTCCAAATCCTTTAGTCGAAATAAAGAGTTCTTCAAGGACAACGCAGACACCGCTTGGATAGTATCTGGTGGCTTCAAGGAGTTTATTACGCCTGTAGTTACTCCTTATCACATCAAGAAAGAAAACATCTACGCGAACACGTTTAGATTTGATGAAGCCGGCAACATCATTGGATATGATGAAGCAAACCCTTTATCAGATGAGGGCGGAAAGGTTAAACTATTGAAGCAATTGGAAATTCAAGGCCGTATCTTCGGTATTGGAGATGGCTATTCTGATTTTCAACTAAAAGAATCTGGTTTGATTGAGAAGTTCTACGCTTTTACAGAGAACATCGCTCGCCAATCGGTTACTGATAAGGCTGATCATATAGCGCCAAGCTTTGATGAATTCCTTTATGTCAATGACCTTCCGCGCGCAATATCCTATCCAAAGAACCGCATCCTTTGTCTAATCGTCGGAAATGTTCCGGAGATTGCTGCCCATATCTTAAAACGCGACGGATTCTCCATCCGCGTTAAAGAAACCTTCGAAGAGAAATACACCAAAGATGTCGGTATGATCTTATTAGGTTCAGAGATCAGCATCTCGGACGAGCAATTAAGCAGAGCCGACAAGTTGAAGACTATCGGATTCCTGGGCGATATCAAAGGTCATGTCTCAAAGACGATCTGCAATGAAAAAGGAATCGTCGTATTCGACGATAAGAAAGGAAAGAAACGCAATGCGGAGTTCATTCCACGCCGTATGGCGGATTTCATCAACCATGGTGACACCGATCAAAGCCGTAACTTCCCAAACATGTTGTTACCAAAACTTACACGTGCGCACCGCCTCTTGCATATCCATAAAAACGTGCCGGGCATCATGGCGCAAATCAACAATGTATATGCCGAGAATAACATCAATATCTTCTCGCAATTCCTGATGACGCGCGGAGAAATAGGCTACGCCGTAACGGATATCGATGCTGCATACGATAAAAAAATGCTGAAGCAATTGAAGCAAATCGATAATACCATCAAGTTTAGAATACTATACAAGTAA
- a CDS encoding 5-formyltetrahydrofolate cyclo-ligase, which translates to MRKQELREIYKAQRNGLTAEQLVLLDEQLLEQLQQYDWSAIKYLHLYLSIEKFKEFNTWPFIKWIWQQYPEITLVTSKSDFETHQLHHYRLEKDGKLLSNAWGIPEPIDAEEVAVESIDAVLTPLLVVDKQGNRVGYGKGFYDRFLANCRPDVLKFGISYFEPVELIEDVNDWDIPISQLFTPGKTFYLEG; encoded by the coding sequence ATGAGAAAGCAGGAACTACGCGAAATCTATAAGGCACAACGGAATGGCTTAACAGCAGAGCAATTGGTTTTGCTTGACGAGCAGCTATTAGAACAATTGCAGCAATATGATTGGTCTGCAATCAAGTATCTGCATCTCTATCTTTCTATCGAGAAATTTAAGGAGTTCAACACCTGGCCGTTCATTAAATGGATTTGGCAACAGTATCCGGAAATAACGCTCGTAACTTCGAAATCTGATTTTGAAACTCATCAGCTCCATCACTATCGTTTAGAAAAAGATGGGAAGCTGCTCAGCAACGCATGGGGTATACCCGAGCCTATCGATGCAGAAGAGGTTGCTGTGGAAAGTATAGACGCTGTATTGACGCCTTTGTTGGTTGTTGATAAGCAGGGCAATCGAGTGGGCTATGGCAAGGGCTTCTATGATCGCTTCTTAGCAAACTGTCGCCCCGATGTGTTGAAGTTCGGGATATCGTATTTTGAGCCGGTTGAGCTGATCGAAGATGTTAATGACTGGGATATCCCTATCTCCCAGCTGTTTACTCCCGGTAAAACTTTTTATCTAGAAGGCTAA
- the efp gene encoding elongation factor P: protein MAKASDVKSGNVLRFNGELVTVEEFIHRTPGNLRAFYQARMRNVKTGKLVEYRFRTDEEVEIARVETNDYQYLYEDGDFFVVMDNETYEQFNIPKLLFGSTARFLKEGMNVIVAFESDEPIMAQAPQNVELEITYTEPAVKGDTSTNALKKATVETGVEINVPLFINQGDKVKVDTRTGDYIERVK from the coding sequence ATGGCAAAAGCTTCAGATGTAAAAAGTGGGAATGTCCTACGTTTTAATGGCGAATTAGTAACGGTTGAAGAGTTTATCCACCGTACGCCAGGAAACTTACGTGCGTTCTATCAAGCTAGAATGCGCAATGTGAAGACCGGTAAATTAGTAGAATACAGATTTAGAACCGACGAAGAGGTAGAGATTGCTCGCGTAGAGACGAATGACTACCAATATTTATATGAGGATGGAGACTTTTTCGTAGTTATGGACAACGAGACTTACGAACAGTTCAATATCCCGAAATTGCTTTTCGGAAGCACAGCGCGCTTCTTGAAAGAAGGAATGAATGTAATCGTTGCGTTTGAGAGCGATGAGCCAATCATGGCACAGGCACCTCAAAACGTTGAATTGGAGATTACTTATACAGAGCCTGCGGTTAAAGGTGATACATCGACGAACGCGTTGAAAAAAGCAACTGTAGAAACAGGAGTGGAAATCAATGTGCCTTTGTTCATTAACCAAGGTGATAAAGTTAAAGTTGACACACGTACAGGTGATTACATCGAACGTGTAAAATAA
- a CDS encoding ATP-binding cassette domain-containing protein: MNITLQDIGRRYNREWIFRHIDYTFSFGNRYAILGPNGSGKSTLIKVLTGALTPSEGTLGYQQDGKEVEIEEVYKHTAIAAPYVELIEEFTLNELIDFHFKFKPLLHGFNLEAVKERLGFGSNVLQKEIRYFSSGMKQRVKLVLACCSDSKMLFLDEPTSNLDKVGEAWYLDLVEDTVNDRLLIIGSNQEHEYAFCNEYLEIMDFK, translated from the coding sequence TTGAATATAACTTTACAAGATATTGGTAGAAGGTATAATCGAGAATGGATTTTTAGACATATCGATTATACCTTTTCTTTTGGAAACCGCTACGCTATTTTGGGACCTAATGGTTCGGGTAAGTCGACCTTGATTAAGGTGCTGACCGGTGCATTGACCCCAAGCGAAGGAACCTTGGGATATCAGCAGGACGGGAAGGAAGTGGAGATTGAGGAAGTTTATAAGCATACCGCTATTGCTGCCCCTTATGTTGAGTTGATTGAAGAATTTACGCTCAACGAATTGATAGATTTCCATTTTAAGTTTAAGCCACTGTTGCATGGCTTTAATTTAGAGGCGGTGAAAGAGCGCTTGGGCTTTGGCTCAAATGTACTGCAGAAAGAGATTCGTTATTTCTCTTCAGGAATGAAACAGCGCGTGAAACTGGTTTTAGCCTGCTGCTCGGATAGCAAGATGCTATTCCTGGACGAGCCGACGAGTAACCTGGATAAGGTAGGTGAGGCCTGGTATTTGGATTTAGTGGAGGATACGGTTAATGATCGTCTGCTGATCATCGGTTCCAATCAGGAACACGAGTATGCATTCTGCAACGAATATCTTGAAATAATGGATTTTAAATAG
- the lpxA gene encoding acyl-ACP--UDP-N-acetylglucosamine O-acyltransferase — protein sequence MIQPLSYIHPEAKIAQNVVIEPFSTIHKDVEIGEGTWIGSNVTIMNGARIGKNCRIFPGAVISGEPQDLKFEGEVTTAEIGDNTTIRECVTINRGTKDRYRTVIGKNCLIQAYSHIAHDCFIGDNCIFSNSSTLAGHITVGDYVVLAGMVAVHQFCKIGSHAFVTGGTLVRKDVPPYIKAAREPISYAGINSVGLRRRGYSNEQINEIQNIYRVLFVQHSNLGKALDIVEAEFEATELRDEILGFVRASNRGVVKGFGQGRSGI from the coding sequence ATGATTCAACCCTTATCATACATACATCCTGAAGCTAAAATAGCACAGAATGTAGTCATTGAACCCTTTAGCACAATACACAAGGATGTGGAAATTGGCGAGGGAACGTGGATTGGCTCGAATGTGACCATCATGAATGGTGCACGGATTGGCAAGAACTGCCGGATATTTCCTGGGGCAGTAATTTCTGGTGAGCCTCAAGACCTAAAGTTTGAAGGCGAGGTCACAACGGCGGAAATCGGCGATAACACAACGATCCGCGAGTGTGTGACGATCAACCGAGGCACGAAAGATCGTTATAGAACCGTAATTGGAAAGAACTGCTTGATTCAAGCTTATAGTCATATAGCGCATGATTGTTTTATCGGCGACAACTGTATCTTCTCCAACTCAAGTACGCTGGCTGGCCATATCACTGTTGGTGATTATGTGGTGCTAGCGGGTATGGTAGCCGTGCATCAGTTTTGTAAAATCGGATCACATGCCTTCGTTACGGGTGGTACGCTTGTGCGTAAGGATGTTCCTCCATATATTAAAGCAGCTCGCGAGCCTATCTCTTATGCCGGTATCAACTCGGTTGGTTTAAGAAGACGAGGTTACAGCAATGAGCAGATTAATGAGATTCAGAATATTTACCGTGTGCTGTTTGTTCAACACAGTAATTTAGGTAAGGCTTTGGATATCGTCGAGGCGGAATTTGAGGCAACAGAATTGAGAGATGAAATCCTCGGCTTCGTCAGAGCGTCTAACCGCGGCGTTGTCAAAGGTTTCGGACAAGGTAGATCGGGTATTTAA
- a CDS encoding bifunctional UDP-3-O-[3-hydroxymyristoyl] N-acetylglucosamine deacetylase/3-hydroxyacyl-ACP dehydratase yields MNVKQRTIKSDIEFSGVGLHTGKQVHLTLKPAPENHWYKFKRVDLDGEPTVSVDADNVTNTARGTTISQNGASVSTIEHLMAALVGLQLDNVLIEIDGPEVPILDGSAAIFIDKIQEVGFQDQDADRDFFEVTDNIHYNDPENKVEIVAMPVDGYRITCMIDFNSPVLGSQHASITNIDEFSKEIASSRTFCFLHELEALVSQNLIKGGDLSNAIVIVDKEIEDNELEKLQVLFHKRVEVAQEGILNNISLRHQNEPARHKLLDMIGDLALVGKPIKGHIMAARPGHAANVAFAKRIKAQMKREKNKKNVKVYDPNTPPVYDTVQIMNILPHRQPFLMIDKILELSETHVVGLKNVTMNEDLFMGHFPGAPLFPGVLQIEAMAQTGGILVLNTVPDPENWLTLFLKIENARFKNQVVPGDTVIFTCELLEPIRRGIARMKGVGMVGDKVVSEAELMAQIVKVKG; encoded by the coding sequence ATGAACGTTAAACAAAGAACCATTAAGTCCGATATCGAATTTTCGGGTGTTGGGTTGCACACGGGTAAGCAAGTGCACCTAACGTTAAAACCAGCACCGGAGAATCATTGGTATAAATTTAAACGTGTGGATTTAGATGGCGAACCTACTGTAAGTGTTGATGCAGACAATGTGACAAATACAGCTAGAGGAACAACCATTTCTCAGAATGGCGCATCTGTAAGTACTATTGAGCACCTTATGGCTGCCCTTGTGGGTTTGCAGTTGGATAACGTATTGATCGAAATTGATGGCCCTGAAGTGCCGATTCTAGATGGTAGTGCTGCCATCTTTATAGATAAAATACAAGAAGTAGGTTTCCAGGATCAGGATGCGGATCGAGATTTCTTCGAAGTAACGGACAACATCCATTACAACGACCCTGAAAACAAAGTGGAAATCGTAGCAATGCCGGTAGATGGCTACCGTATCACTTGTATGATTGATTTTAATTCGCCGGTATTAGGAAGTCAGCACGCTTCCATCACGAATATCGATGAGTTTAGCAAAGAAATTGCTTCTTCTCGCACATTCTGTTTCTTGCATGAATTGGAAGCTTTGGTTAGTCAAAACCTGATAAAAGGGGGCGACCTATCGAATGCAATCGTCATTGTTGACAAGGAAATTGAAGACAATGAGTTGGAGAAACTTCAGGTACTGTTCCACAAGCGCGTTGAAGTTGCGCAGGAAGGTATCTTAAATAACATCTCCTTACGCCATCAGAACGAACCTGCCCGCCATAAGTTATTGGATATGATTGGCGATTTGGCACTAGTAGGAAAACCGATCAAGGGGCATATCATGGCGGCACGTCCTGGTCACGCAGCGAACGTTGCCTTTGCGAAACGTATTAAAGCGCAAATGAAACGAGAGAAGAACAAAAAGAACGTGAAAGTTTATGACCCGAATACTCCGCCGGTTTACGATACGGTTCAGATCATGAACATCCTCCCTCACCGTCAACCATTCTTGATGATTGACAAGATCTTGGAACTTTCGGAAACCCATGTTGTGGGCTTAAAGAATGTTACGATGAATGAGGACTTATTTATGGGGCATTTCCCTGGTGCGCCATTATTTCCTGGAGTATTGCAGATCGAAGCGATGGCTCAAACAGGAGGAATTTTGGTTTTAAATACGGTACCTGATCCTGAAAACTGGTTAACACTATTCTTGAAGATTGAAAATGCAAGATTCAAGAACCAAGTGGTGCCGGGTGATACAGTTATCTTCACTTGTGAATTGTTAGAGCCTATTCGTCGTGGTATTGCACGCATGAAGGGTGTCGGCATGGTTGGAGACAAAGTGGTGAGTGAAGCTGAATTAATGGCTCAAATCGTGAAGGTAAAAGGATAA
- the lpxD gene encoding UDP-3-O-(3-hydroxymyristoyl)glucosamine N-acyltransferase, whose amino-acid sequence MQFTAEQIATLLKGTVEGNPAVLVDSLSKIEESNSSSLTFLANPKYEHFIYEIEAGIIVINEDLILQKPVKSTLVRVKNAYSAFTELLKLYHELRNERQGIDSAVHIHETVQMGENPYIGAFAYIGKNVKLGNRVKIYPQVYIGDNVQIGDNTVLFPGAKVYEDCIIGKSVIVHAGAVVGSDGFGFAPKEDGTYDKIPQIGNVVIEDFVEIGANTVIDRATMGSTVIREGVKLDNLIQIAHNVEIGKNTVIAAQTGISGSTKIGEHVVLGGQVGVVGHITIAKGTQVQAQSGINRSILEENKKWGGSPAFPYNNELRSQVLYSKLPEMERRLAELEKQLKDKNNT is encoded by the coding sequence ATGCAATTCACCGCTGAACAGATAGCAACATTATTGAAAGGAACAGTGGAAGGGAATCCTGCCGTGTTGGTAGATAGTCTTTCCAAAATCGAAGAGTCTAATTCATCGAGTTTAACCTTTTTGGCCAATCCAAAATACGAGCATTTTATTTATGAGATCGAAGCTGGTATTATCGTTATCAACGAGGATCTTATTCTACAAAAACCAGTTAAATCTACACTGGTTCGTGTAAAGAACGCATATTCGGCGTTCACAGAACTGCTTAAATTGTACCATGAATTACGCAATGAGCGTCAGGGTATTGATTCCGCTGTCCATATACACGAGACGGTACAAATGGGGGAGAACCCTTACATAGGTGCTTTTGCCTACATCGGCAAGAACGTGAAATTAGGCAATCGCGTTAAGATTTATCCGCAAGTTTATATTGGCGACAATGTACAAATCGGCGATAATACGGTTCTGTTTCCTGGTGCAAAAGTATACGAAGATTGCATTATCGGCAAGTCGGTAATCGTGCATGCCGGAGCGGTTGTAGGGAGTGATGGATTTGGATTCGCACCTAAAGAAGATGGAACTTATGATAAGATTCCGCAGATCGGTAATGTTGTGATTGAGGATTTCGTTGAGATTGGCGCAAATACCGTTATCGATCGTGCAACGATGGGCTCAACCGTTATCCGTGAAGGCGTTAAGCTTGACAACCTAATTCAGATTGCACACAATGTGGAAATCGGGAAAAATACGGTAATTGCAGCACAAACTGGAATTTCCGGTAGCACAAAGATCGGAGAACACGTTGTATTAGGAGGGCAGGTTGGTGTGGTCGGTCATATCACGATTGCTAAGGGCACCCAGGTGCAGGCGCAATCAGGGATCAACCGTTCTATTTTAGAAGAAAATAAGAAATGGGGGGGAAGCCCGGCATTTCCATATAATAATGAACTGCGCTCGCAAGTTTTATATTCCAAATTACCGGAAATGGAACGCCGTTTAGCGGAGCTAGAGAAGCAATTAAAAGATAAAAATAATACCTAA
- a CDS encoding HD domain-containing protein, whose translation MNKKKIINDPVYGFVTIPSGFIYDIIQHPFLQRLRYIKQVSMTHLVYPGALHTRFQHVIGAMHLMGLAIETLRGKEVEISEEEEEAVLAAILLHDVGHGPFSHSLEHTLVEGVSHEIISALLMDKLNKEFDGRLDLAITIFNNKYHRKFLHQLVSGQLDTDRMDYLNRDSFFTGVSEGVISFDRIIKMLNVKDNELVVESKGIYSVEKFLIARRLMYWQVYLHKTVITAEQMMIKALARAKELSNQGVSLFATPALAHFLKNQINRDTFLQDESHLTWFTRLDDTDIMSAIKIWASHEDPILSLLCSKIIHRELFRTEMSKTPFSADYLEEIKERVLKTFDIEEKDLGYFLYEQVVGNSAYDTSINSIRVLEKNGRLCDIAEASDLSNIEALAKRVEKYAVTYPKEIGYVNIEMLEDC comes from the coding sequence TTGAATAAGAAGAAAATAATAAATGACCCAGTGTACGGATTTGTAACAATTCCGTCAGGTTTCATTTACGATATCATCCAGCATCCATTTTTACAGCGCCTACGCTACATAAAACAGGTAAGCATGACCCATTTGGTTTATCCGGGGGCTTTGCATACGCGTTTTCAGCATGTTATCGGGGCCATGCATTTGATGGGCTTAGCAATCGAGACGCTTCGCGGAAAAGAGGTAGAGATTTCGGAGGAAGAAGAGGAAGCAGTTCTAGCGGCTATTTTGCTGCATGATGTGGGACATGGTCCATTTTCTCACTCGTTGGAACATACCTTAGTTGAAGGTGTTTCACATGAAATCATTTCAGCGTTGCTGATGGATAAGTTGAATAAGGAATTTGATGGTCGTTTAGACCTGGCGATCACCATATTTAACAATAAATATCACCGTAAGTTCTTACATCAGTTGGTATCCGGACAGTTGGATACCGACCGGATGGATTATTTAAATAGAGATAGCTTTTTTACCGGAGTATCTGAGGGGGTAATTTCCTTTGATCGGATTATCAAAATGTTGAACGTTAAGGACAATGAATTGGTGGTCGAGAGCAAAGGGATCTACTCGGTAGAAAAGTTCTTGATTGCGCGGAGGCTCATGTATTGGCAAGTTTATCTGCATAAGACGGTGATTACCGCCGAGCAGATGATGATCAAAGCTTTAGCCCGAGCAAAAGAATTGAGTAATCAGGGTGTTAGCTTATTTGCGACACCAGCACTAGCTCATTTTCTGAAGAATCAAATCAACAGGGATACCTTCCTGCAGGATGAATCGCATCTGACCTGGTTTACGCGTTTGGATGATACCGATATCATGTCGGCTATCAAAATATGGGCAAGCCACGAGGATCCGATTCTAAGCTTATTATGTTCCAAGATTATTCATCGCGAACTCTTCCGGACCGAAATGAGCAAAACGCCTTTTTCTGCAGACTATCTGGAAGAAATAAAGGAGAGGGTTCTGAAAACATTTGATATCGAAGAGAAAGATTTGGGCTATTTTTTATATGAGCAGGTCGTAGGAAATAGTGCCTATGATACCTCGATAAACAGTATTCGAGTATTGGAGAAGAACGGTCGCCTATGTGACATAGCCGAAGCTTCTGATTTGTCCAATATTGAAGCGTTGGCGAAACGTGTAGAAAAATATGCTGTGACTTATCCCAAAGAAATCGGGTATGTCAATATCGAGATGCTCGAAGATTGTTAA